The window CGCCGGGGCCGGTAACGGTGGCGATTCGCTCAATCAGCGGCAGACCGCGGCGCACCGCGTCGCTGACGGCAGCGGCGGTGCCGACATTCTGCACCACGACCCCGACATCCATCGGCAGCCCGCCAGAGGGGACCTCACGGCCGGTCAGAGCCAGGATCAGCTGTTTCTCCGCCCCCTGCGGGTACTTCACCGCGAGCGGTACGACCTCAATCCCCTTGCCGGCGCAGGCCTTGGTCATCACTTCGATGGCGTCGGGCTTATTCGCCTCGATGCCGACCTGGGCACGCGCGACGCCGAGGACCCGTTTCAGGATAACAATGCCGTCGAGAACCCTATCCGTCTCTTCCAGCATCAACCGGTGGTCCGCGGTCAGGTACGGCTCGCACTCGACGCCGTTTATGACCAGGGTGTGGATCGGCTTGTTCTCAGGCGGCGTCAGCTTGACGTGGGCAGGGAAGGTGGCGCCACCCATGCCGACGATGCCGGCGGCGCGGATGCACTCGCGGATCGCATCGGGGGAAAGAGTCTCCGGGTCGGCCCCGCTGATTCCTTCCACCCAGGTGTCTTCGCCGTCAGGACGGATGACCACGGCGGGGAGATTGCGCCCGCTGGCATGCGGCCGCGGTTCGATTGCTGTCACTTCGCCAGAAGTTGACGAATGCACCGGCACCGAGACGAACCCCTTGGCAGTGCCGATCACCTGCCCCTTCTTGACGTGGTCTCCCTTGGCCACGCAGAGCTCGGCCGGCGCGCCGATGTGCTGGGCGAGCGGAATCACC is drawn from Desulfuromonadales bacterium and contains these coding sequences:
- the rsxC gene encoding electron transport complex subunit RsxC translates to MKLKTFPGGLHPPDNKEWSANKAIETCPLPGELVIPLAQHIGAPAELCVAKGDHVKKGQVIGTAKGFVSVPVHSSTSGEVTAIEPRPHASGRNLPAVVIRPDGEDTWVEGISGADPETLSPDAIRECIRAAGIVGMGGATFPAHVKLTPPENKPIHTLVINGVECEPYLTADHRLMLEETDRVLDGIVILKRVLGVARAQVGIEANKPDAIEVMTKACAGKGIEVVPLAVKYPQGAEKQLILALTGREVPSGGLPMDVGVVVQNVGTAAAVSDAVRRGLPLIERIATVTGPGVTTPKNLRVRVGTPLTHLVEFCGGLKGDPAKIIMGGPMMGATQLSLDVPATRGTSGVLLFREGEIPLRPEGPCIRCGRCVQVCPAHIMPTTIAAYARLDLIAEAEEFGAMDCIECGCCTYTCPATLPLVQAIRYGKGAILAKRRKV